The segment CAAATTTGAGCCAAAAATAGTCCTCTTCCTCTGTAACTGGTGCTCCTATGCAGGAGCTGATCTGGCCGGTACATCCCGGCTTCAGTATGCACCGAATGTAAGGGTTGTGCGTCTTATGTGCAGCGGAAGAGTTGAGCCGTACTTCATCCTCGAGGCCCTTCAGGCAGGCGCTGACGGCGTACTTGTGCTTGGGTGTCATCCCGGCGAATGCCATTATCTCGAAGGGAACTACAGGACTGCTGCCAGAATGGCCTTACTGAAAAAGATGCTGGGTCAGTTCGGGATGGAGGATGGACGGGTCCGACTTGATTGGGTATCAGCTTCCGAGGGCGTTCAGTTTGCAAGCGTGGTAAACC is part of the Pseudomonadota bacterium genome and harbors:
- a CDS encoding hydrogenase iron-sulfur subunit; the encoded protein is KFEPKIVLFLCNWCSYAGADLAGTSRLQYAPNVRVVRLMCSGRVEPYFILEALQAGADGVLVLGCHPGECHYLEGNYRTAARMALLKKMLGQFGMEDGRVRLDWVSASEGVQFASVVNQMTETVRALGPIQKEEIQEVTYG